Sequence from the Methanocalculus alkaliphilus genome:
CGATGGCATAGCAGACTGATGAATCGGTGAGGAGGATCGGGTATTCATTTGTCCATCCGGGGAGTGCATTCCGTAATGCCTGGGGAAGGATCACATGGACAATCGCCTGGCTTCTGGACATCCCAAGAGAGCGGGCTGCAAGCATCTGCCCATCCTGGATCGATAGTATCGCCCCCCGGAAGATCTCTGACTGGTATGCGGCAGTCCGAAATCCAAGGACAATGGCCGCAATCCAGAATGCAGATATATGCAGTCCAAGCAGCGGGAAGATACCAAAGTAAAAGAGGAAGAGAAGAACAAGGATCGGCAGGCCCCGGAATATCCAGACGTAGGTTTTTATAATATACTGAAGTGGCCACGATCCATAGACATGAATAAGTGCCATCGGAACTCCCATGATAAGCCCGATGCCAAGGGCAGTGAGCACAAGCCCAAGGGTTGTGAAGATCCCGGGAAGGAGATATGGGAGAGAGTCGATGACTG
This genomic interval carries:
- a CDS encoding amino acid ABC transporter permease, with protein sequence MTILSQAVIDSLPYLLPGIFTTLGLVLTALGIGLIMGVPMALIHVYGSWPLQYIIKTYVWIFRGLPILVLLFLFYFGIFPLLGLHISAFWIAAIVLGFRTAAYQSEIFRGAILSIQDGQMLAARSLGMSRSQAIVHVILPQALRNALPGWTNEYPILLTDSSVCYAIGVAELLTRGNQIVARIHEPMTIFVLIAAIFIILNYSGQWVFARIERRYRIPGYGEGDTR